DNA from Fusarium falciforme chromosome 7, complete sequence:
TAGGCTGCTATCTTGACGACAAATGTGAGTTAACTGAGAGACAGAAGCGGCACCTTCACCGGGCAATGACCGACGGCTCATTTCCTGGTTGGCGCTGGATGAATGCGGAGCTAGTGGCGATACTGATTGCCCAAACTCCGCATCTCGAGTATCTTAGCCTCCAGGGGGACAACCGGTGGCCATCATGTGGGCTTGCCAAGTCTTCTCTCTCGGCTCTGAGGGTTTCCAACTTGCCTCTGAAAACGCTTGACCTCGGCATTGGTGGGTACCCTATCATCGAGTTGGCCCCGGGCCTGGAGACGCTGAACCTGCACCAATATACGTTGCATTTCGGACATTCAATTCCCAACATGCCAAGCCTGAGAACCTTGAGGGTGACAGATGCCTTGATGTTAGCTGTAACGCTGCAGAAGCTTTTGGATGCTTGTACCGGGGGCTTGGTGGCTTTCGAAtacgaggctgccaaggacGAAACGCAAGGTCTTCGGGGCGGCCATTTTCAGCCATCAGACGCCATCGAGTTTCTCGACAAACACAAAAACACTTTGCAGGTGCTGCATCTTGACCTCAGCAAACGAGACGTCCAGATGAGAAAGATCCCCCCGGAATTGAGCCTCAAAGAATTCCCGGCGCTGAAACACGTCTTTATCAACTCGATACCGTTATTCGGCTTTGTTCAAAAGCGTGAGCAGAACGTCGACTCTCGGGTCCTAATCcaacttcttcctccttcaaTTGCTTCTCTTACTATCGAGAAGAACCACTATCGCAACTTTGTCAAGGAAGCGCTGTTTGACTTGGCAGTCTGGAAAAGTCAAAACCCAGGCGAGTTTCCTAATCTTACCTGGGTTGCCTGTCGGCCGAAAATCAAGTCTTCCACTTTGGCGTCGCTGTTCCAAGCCGTGGGTGTCAACTTCAACGCCAAGGTCCGGTCTCTAAGTAAAATCAAGCCCTATCTGAACGGCCCAAATGCCGATTCAATTCTTGTTTTCCCAAACTGGGACTCGGACGATGATCTTTGAAGGGAAAAAGGTAGTCAGGGAGGCTAGGCGGGAGAGGAGCAACGTTACTGTTCACGAGACATACTTGTGTTCACCCCCAACTTCTATGTATCTCGCGATCTATTGAACCCATGA
Protein-coding regions in this window:
- a CDS encoding F-box domain-containing protein, whose amino-acid sequence is MASKSILSLSNEIFLSIFGYFCLHCQHEYNQSWDDRPFRSHDSSRGKQQPDAKSWYSIDRHTLFSLSLTSKRFRDLAQPIMYHEFVLGYGDSWLSESYTWEGRLVSFIRTLSRRSDLAHRVKVMYIHTSLFGRNTDESRTANRVVILEAAHALGIDLPEAWRQRMSRVTDAESYDWPEVYQVFLGCYLDDKCELTERQKRHLHRAMTDGSFPGWRWMNAELVAILIAQTPHLEYLSLQGDNRWPSCGLAKSSLSALRVSNLPLKTLDLGIGGYPIIELAPGLETLNLHQYTLHFGHSIPNMPSLRTLRVTDALMLAVTLQKLLDACTGGLVAFEYEAAKDETQGLRGGHFQPSDAIEFLDKHKNTLQVLHLDLSKRDVQMRKIPPELSLKEFPALKHVFINSIPLFGFVQKREQNVDSRVLIQLLPPSIASLTIEKNHYRNFVKEALFDLAVWKSQNPGEFPNLTWVACRPKIKSSTLASLFQAVGVNFNAKVRSLSKIKPYLNGPNADSILVFPNWDSDDDL